The segment CCGATTCTTTGTTTGCCTTTGCTCCTTCAAATGTAGCTACGGCTTTATCCCAATCTGATTTTGAAATAATTCCTTTATCATACAAAGTTTTACTTCTGTCATAACTTGCTTTTGCTTCTTTAAATGTTGCATCTGCCTGACTTAATCCTGCTTTAGTCCCAGATAAATTAGAAATAGTTCTGTTATAACCCGAAGTGTATAAATCGGGATTTATTTTAACCAATAAATCTCCTTTTTTTACCACTTGTCCTTCTTTTACAGGCAAGGCAATAATTTCTCCTGAAACTTCCGAAGATATTTTTACTTCAATTTCCGGTTGGATTTTTCCGGTAGCTGAAACGGTTTCAACAATTGTAATTTCATCAACTTTGGCTGTTTCTATTTGTTTTGAATCATCATTAGCGCCAATAATTCCTTTTGACTTTAAGGTAACAAGCACTATTAATAATACGACAACAACTCCAACTAGTATATAAATTTTCTTTTTTGACATGATTTATTGTTTTTGAATGATTGGGATTCCAAAATATAATTCTACTACTTTCATTTTAAAAATATAATCGTATTTCGCACGAATAACATCCGATTGAGAATTGATATACAATGTTTGTGCTTGATTATAGTCGAAGGCATTCATCATACCAACAGCATATTTTTCCTTAGCATAATTAAACGCTTCTTGTCGGGCTTCAGTAGTAGCAATCGAAGCTTCATAAGTATTGAGCGCGCCTTTAGTATCGGTTATGGCTTTATAAACATTGGTTTCTAAGTCAATTTTAGCCTGGTCAAAAGCGTTTTTAGATTTTTCATAAGCCACTTTCGAACGTTCTACATTATTCCTGCCTGAAAAACCATTAAATATCGGCACATTTAATTGTAATCCGAAATTGTGCCCTTTGTTGTCACTAAATTGATCAGATATCGGTGCTGGCTTACCGAATGTTGGGATATAATTGGGCTGTATTACATTTTGTCCTGTTCCTTCTACCTGTCCTATTACTGTTGTAGGGTTTGCTGTATCTAAGATAAATCCTGAAACCCTGTCCGAATAGCTGGCATTGGTTCCGAAGTTATAACCAAAGGAAAGACTTGGTTGTAGGGCACCTTTAGCAATTTTAATATCGCGTTGAGCAATATCCAGATTAGCTTTGGCAATTTTGATTTCCACACGAACTTCATTGGCCTTGGCTACAATCGCTTCAGGTGTTTCAGCCATCACCGGACTTGGTGTTGGTTCGATTTCTACATCGGCTATATCAAAATCCTTAAAGTCTTCCAAACGCAGTAATTGTGCCAGGCTCAATCTTGAAATCAACAAGGCATTTTCAGCGGCAACCAACCTTTGATTGTCGGCGGCAACTGTCGCTTTCATGTCTAACAAATCTCCTCGTGGCACCATTCCGGCATCCACTAATTCCTGCGAACGTTTTAACTGCTTTTCATCATTCGCTAATTGGCTTTGTTGTACTTTCAGGTTTTCTCTGTTGAATAAGATATCCAAATATGCATTGGCCACATACAACGAAATATCATCCTGCATTTTAGTCAATTGGTATTGTGCAGCTAGTTGTGCAATTTTGGCTCGGCGCAAACGGTTTTGGTTTTGCAAACCGTTGTAGATATCAACACTTGAACTTAAACCAACTTGGGTAAATTGAGTCGTTTGATTTTCACGCGCATTGGTCACCGGGTTGATATTGGCTCCAATACTCCATGAATGCGAACCACTGGCATTTAGATTAGGGAAAAAACTACCAATAGCAGCTTTTTTATCAATATCCGCCAATTTAACATCCAATTCAGATTGTTTGATGGATATGTTGTTTTTCAAAGCATATTCAACACATTCCTGAATAGTCCATTTTTTTTGCTGCGCGACGGAAGTAAATCCGAAAAGAAGAATAAAAATTAGTGTGAATGATTGTAGATTGTTTTTCATAGTAAAGGGGTTGCCGTCCTTAAATTTTCTAATAAACAAAGATATAATTTTTGCCTTTTGATTGCTTATTTAATAACATACAACTTTAGACTTACCTTTTTTAATAATGTTACAATGTTTTACATTTTTTACTTTTATTTTTGCCAAAAATTAATCGCACTCATGTCAAGAATAAAAGCAACACTTTCAATCCTATTTCTTTCCCTTATTTATACTGGTTGTTCGACTACTCAAAAAATTGAAGCCTTAAAACCACTTCCTTCGGATAATACTCCAATGGTTTTCAACACCAAAACATCTTTTGTCAATATGCCGTTGGAAATTTCATTAAAAGAAATAGAAACCCAATTGAACAAAACGCTGATCGGTGAGATTTACAACGATTCCAATTTGGAAGATGATAAAACCGAAATGAAAATCACGAAAACAGCACCTATTCGTCTGATTGAGAAAAATGGTAAAATCCAAACCGTACTGCCTTTAAAAATTTGGTCCCGATTCAAATACGGAACCGATTTTATGGGTTTAAATGATACCAGAGAAATTAACCTGAATGGTACAATTACACTGCTTAGCGATGTGAGATTGTCCAATTGGAAAATGTCTACTACCTCTAAAATTGAGGATTTTGAATGGTCAGAAAGCCCGTCAATACTAGTCGCAGGGAGAAATGTTCCGATTACATATATCATCAATCCAACGCTTTCTATTTTCAAATCAAAAATTGCTAAAAAAATTGACGAAGCCATTGAAAACTCCTGTGATTTTAAGCCTTATGTGCTTGATGTTTTAGAAAAAATGAGCACACCATTTATCACCAGCGAACAATACCAATCCTGGTTTAAACTTATTCCGATTGAAGTGTATGTTACCGATGCGGTTTTGGGAAAGAAGGAAATAAAAATGGATTTAGGGCTGAAATGTAATATGCAAACGATGGTTGGCTCAAAACCAAAAAGCAGCTTTGACCGAGATGGCATTCAGTTTAAAGCGGTGACAAAAATTCCGGAAAAACTAACTGCAAACGTTGCTGCCATTTCTACTTATGAAAGCGCATCTAGGATTATTTCGAGTAATTTTAAAGGAAAAGAATTCGCTGCCGGCAGCAGAAAAATAGTAGTTCAAAATGTGGCGCTTTGGCAAAAAGACAGCAAAATTATTATTGCGCTTGATATGACCGGAAGCATCAACGGAACTATATATCTTTCGGGAAGTCCAAATTATAATGCAGTGACCAAAGAGATTTACTTTGAACAGATGGATTATGTTTTAAACACTAAAGGCTTATTAACCCGAACAGCCAATTGGTTGTTACAAGGTGTTATTTTGAAAAAGATTCAGGAAAACTGCCGTTATTCAATAAAAGAAAATTTGGATGAAGGCAAGAAAAGTTTACTGCCTTATCTGAATAATTATTCGCCTATGAAAGGTGTTTTCGTAAACGGAACCATGAATGATTTTGATTTTGAAAAAGTAGAAGTAACCGATAAAGCCATCATCGCATTTATAACCACTACCGGAAAAATGAATGTGAAAATTGACGGAATGGATTAA is part of the Flavobacterium sangjuense genome and harbors:
- a CDS encoding TolC family protein → MKNNLQSFTLIFILLFGFTSVAQQKKWTIQECVEYALKNNISIKQSELDVKLADIDKKAAIGSFFPNLNASGSHSWSIGANINPVTNARENQTTQFTQVGLSSSVDIYNGLQNQNRLRRAKIAQLAAQYQLTKMQDDISLYVANAYLDILFNRENLKVQQSQLANDEKQLKRSQELVDAGMVPRGDLLDMKATVAADNQRLVAAENALLISRLSLAQLLRLEDFKDFDIADVEIEPTPSPVMAETPEAIVAKANEVRVEIKIAKANLDIAQRDIKIAKGALQPSLSFGYNFGTNASYSDRVSGFILDTANPTTVIGQVEGTGQNVIQPNYIPTFGKPAPISDQFSDNKGHNFGLQLNVPIFNGFSGRNNVERSKVAYEKSKNAFDQAKIDLETNVYKAITDTKGALNTYEASIATTEARQEAFNYAKEKYAVGMMNAFDYNQAQTLYINSQSDVIRAKYDYIFKMKVVELYFGIPIIQKQ
- a CDS encoding DUF4403 family protein; translated protein: MSRIKATLSILFLSLIYTGCSTTQKIEALKPLPSDNTPMVFNTKTSFVNMPLEISLKEIETQLNKTLIGEIYNDSNLEDDKTEMKITKTAPIRLIEKNGKIQTVLPLKIWSRFKYGTDFMGLNDTREINLNGTITLLSDVRLSNWKMSTTSKIEDFEWSESPSILVAGRNVPITYIINPTLSIFKSKIAKKIDEAIENSCDFKPYVLDVLEKMSTPFITSEQYQSWFKLIPIEVYVTDAVLGKKEIKMDLGLKCNMQTMVGSKPKSSFDRDGIQFKAVTKIPEKLTANVAAISTYESASRIISSNFKGKEFAAGSRKIVVQNVALWQKDSKIIIALDMTGSINGTIYLSGSPNYNAVTKEIYFEQMDYVLNTKGLLTRTANWLLQGVILKKIQENCRYSIKENLDEGKKSLLPYLNNYSPMKGVFVNGTMNDFDFEKVEVTDKAIIAFITTTGKMNVKIDGMD